In Mycoplasmopsis maculosa, one genomic interval encodes:
- the mip gene encoding Ig-specific serine endopeptidase MIP produces MKKKILLNLSLISNSFAIPFIASSCQTEKVEKPEIPNNPDKQNEPSNPEEPKNPDTTLKPNEKYYSTSEAKEFIKDKKWNEIFEITNNFGASYETKTAEDFVNNYLDYGIKPKDEKLSISYINVKKSGDTEVTITLNINDNTVDYVLTNFKEKENNPFDNSNEEPTDLEQYLEKSNAEKWDEDFAKYSSRLNSFRSQNPYNPTYSNKEEYNRKAEALGLPNYDQASLLGQILPIDNNKLSIPKTQNPQFENWYDNFGVTDKYKNHGLARTITNDTYAKAAMHSYSLTITNSLIPGDDDSIKSKLRHILRYREDFTDMVNAITNIEKRNEWKKKWDAINPNGFVLTDVGSIKLFRHNLVNELIKQEYVALGGSLDDLDVNNHPEGGKLYVKDHSNKEKVEKFIMADEKNVWEKIWKPHILKFHEIIYSDLDKSGLDAKLINKIKNIVKKETDFWNLVGLVDKTNGGAGTAFIIDYETPTNGNQPTKFYFATNLHVLDSIIEDSFISFGLTRLKYKSIGNKLKTTAIDTDNFIHFGFNSKVFDIIWTGRDYLNQDPSNWFNDSSISEKEFIDIAIFEIDFSKLTPEEYGNQNNLTLNQFIELVTNNYANSQEKASFINYDYLNNYDKIKFSKIESSLDNYDTLYALGYPGTSTLKTHGFEDYFLDQYENKRDLDSKNYTFSLWTNAKYDLYGKDFSSLEPEDKVRIDRGSGLGYNLNYRTFKDKHGIIDSFLTAPRLGKELYLSNDGNRYYNVSLAYNIDRYTPGGGASGSSVRNQDNKIVGLFHVSNYNAYAGLTESIRSNGFNYNGLFGNYNLPQYDVIYGGGKDQKTSYRQALLNKKGASFKTYLFDNLNTIPEEFRFSN; encoded by the coding sequence ATGAAGAAAAAAATATTACTAAATTTATCTTTAATTTCAAACTCTTTTGCAATACCTTTTATTGCAAGTTCATGCCAGACTGAAAAAGTAGAAAAACCAGAAATTCCTAATAATCCTGATAAACAAAATGAACCTTCAAATCCTGAAGAGCCAAAAAATCCTGATACTACATTAAAACCTAATGAAAAATATTATTCAACTTCTGAGGCTAAAGAATTTATAAAAGACAAGAAATGAAATGAAATTTTTGAAATAACAAATAATTTCGGTGCTTCATATGAAACAAAAACTGCAGAAGATTTTGTTAACAATTACTTAGATTATGGAATAAAACCTAAAGATGAAAAACTTTCAATAAGTTACATAAATGTAAAAAAATCAGGTGATACTGAAGTTACTATTACATTAAATATAAATGATAATACTGTAGATTATGTTCTAACAAACTTTAAAGAAAAGGAAAATAATCCTTTTGATAACTCAAATGAAGAACCTACAGATTTGGAACAATATTTAGAAAAAAGCAATGCAGAAAAATGAGATGAAGACTTTGCAAAATATAGTTCAAGATTAAATTCCTTTAGATCACAGAATCCTTATAATCCAACTTATTCAAATAAAGAAGAATATAATAGAAAAGCTGAAGCTTTAGGTTTGCCTAATTATGATCAAGCTTCTTTATTGGGGCAAATTCTACCTATTGATAATAATAAGTTAAGCATTCCTAAAACACAAAATCCTCAATTTGAAAACTGATATGATAATTTTGGAGTTACAGATAAATATAAAAATCATGGTTTAGCTAGAACTATAACAAATGATACATATGCTAAAGCAGCAATGCATTCTTATTCTTTAACAATTACTAATTCTCTTATACCAGGAGACGATGATTCAATAAAATCTAAATTAAGACACATTTTAAGATATCGTGAAGATTTTACAGATATGGTAAATGCAATTACTAATATTGAAAAAAGAAATGAATGAAAGAAAAAATGAGATGCTATTAATCCAAATGGTTTTGTTTTAACAGATGTAGGATCAATTAAATTATTTAGACATAATTTAGTAAATGAATTAATAAAACAAGAATATGTAGCATTAGGTGGATCTTTAGATGATTTAGATGTAAATAATCACCCTGAAGGTGGCAAATTATATGTAAAAGATCATTCAAACAAAGAAAAAGTTGAAAAATTCATTATGGCCGATGAAAAAAATGTTTGAGAAAAGATTTGAAAACCACACATTTTAAAATTCCATGAGATAATTTATTCTGATTTAGATAAATCAGGTTTAGATGCAAAATTAATTAACAAAATTAAAAATATTGTTAAAAAAGAAACTGATTTTTGAAATCTTGTTGGTTTAGTAGATAAAACTAATGGTGGAGCAGGTACTGCATTTATAATTGACTATGAAACACCTACAAATGGTAATCAACCAACTAAATTTTACTTTGCTACAAATTTACACGTTTTAGATAGTATAATAGAAGATAGTTTTATTTCATTTGGACTAACAAGACTTAAATATAAGTCTATTGGTAATAAATTAAAAACAACAGCTATAGATACAGATAATTTCATTCACTTTGGTTTTAATTCAAAAGTTTTCGATATTATTTGAACTGGTAGAGATTATTTAAATCAAGATCCAAGTAATTGATTTAATGATAGTTCAATTTCAGAAAAAGAATTTATTGATATTGCTATATTTGAAATTGATTTTTCTAAGTTAACTCCAGAGGAATATGGAAATCAAAATAATTTAACTTTAAATCAATTTATTGAACTTGTAACAAATAATTATGCTAATTCACAAGAAAAAGCTTCATTTATAAATTATGATTACTTAAATAATTACGATAAAATAAAATTTTCTAAAATTGAATCTTCTTTAGATAATTATGATACTTTATATGCTTTAGGATATCCAGGAACAAGCACATTAAAAACTCATGGCTTTGAAGATTACTTTTTAGATCAATATGAAAATAAAAGAGATTTAGATAGCAAAAATTACACTTTTAGTTTATGAACAAATGCAAAATATGATCTTTATGGCAAGGACTTTTCTAGCTTAGAACCTGAAGATAAAGTAAGAATTGACAGAGGTTCAGGATTAGGATATAATCTAAATTATAGAACTTTTAAAGATAAACATGGTATTATAGATAGTTTCTTAACTGCTCCTAGATTGGGAAAAGAACTATACTTATCAAATGATGGAAATAGATATTATAATGTATCATTAGCTTATAATATAGATCGTTATACCCCTGGTGGTGGAGCAAGTGGTTCAAGTGTTAGAAATCAAGATAATAAAATAGTTGGATTATTTCATGTTTCTAACTATAATGCTTATGCAGGCTTAACTGAATCTATAAGATCAAATGGTTTTAATTATAATGGCTTGTTTGGAAACTATAATTTACCTCAATATGATGTAATATATGGCGGTGGAAAAGACCAAAAAACTTCTTATAGACAAGCTTTATTGAATAAAAAAGGTGCATCATTTAAAACTTATTTATTTGATAATTTAAATACAATTCCTGAAGAGTTTAGATTTTCAAATTAA
- a CDS encoding Cof-type HAD-IIB family hydrolase, with protein sequence MSKKAVVFSDVDGTLYARDTYVSNFNLDIIKSSNLSFNIATGNPICPRMIKLAKLVNADYIIGSSGAQIFDYKHNKFIKEDLIEKETVKKIFKLFKENNIPAAAWSSKVFYIFREEEKEFLNKIYFRYETFDQFTLYKGEEDIEDVAKIEVYFEHIQNIDSLIEDLKKLNCKLIKTHMNLEILPIGESKGKAIVWMLENVLTNYNKDEIMVIGDSENDFSMFKRFNYSYVMDNAKDEVKKEANFITKAVQEHGLGYAIQDYLEKFEKMQK encoded by the coding sequence ATGAGCAAAAAAGCAGTTGTATTTAGCGATGTAGATGGTACATTATATGCAAGAGATACATATGTATCAAACTTTAATTTAGATATTATTAAAAGTAGCAATTTAAGTTTTAATATTGCTACAGGTAATCCAATTTGTCCTAGAATGATTAAATTAGCAAAATTAGTTAATGCTGATTATATTATCGGTAGTTCAGGAGCACAAATTTTTGATTACAAACATAATAAGTTTATTAAAGAAGACTTAATTGAAAAAGAAACAGTTAAAAAAATATTTAAACTTTTTAAAGAAAATAATATTCCTGCAGCAGCATGAAGTAGTAAAGTATTTTACATTTTTAGAGAAGAAGAAAAAGAATTCTTAAATAAAATTTATTTTAGATATGAAACTTTTGACCAATTTACCTTATATAAAGGCGAAGAAGATATTGAAGATGTAGCAAAAATTGAAGTTTATTTTGAACACATTCAAAACATTGATTCATTGATTGAAGACCTTAAAAAATTAAATTGTAAACTAATTAAAACACATATGAATTTAGAAATTTTACCAATTGGTGAAAGTAAGGGCAAGGCTATTGTTTGAATGCTTGAAAATGTTTTAACTAACTATAATAAAGACGAAATAATGGTTATCGGTGATAGTGAAAATGATTTTTCAATGTTTAAAAGATTTAACTACTCATATGTTATGGATAATGCCAAAGATGAAGTTAAAAAAGAGGCAAACTTTATAACAAAAGCTGTACAAGAACATGGTCTAGGATATGCAATTCAAGACTATTTAGAAAAATTTGAAAAAATGCAAAAATAA
- a CDS encoding putative immunoglobulin-blocking virulence protein → MKSTRKATFYTTMILGTVATAATVGSLFYFKVADSSSSLRVLSRPSLKPNVATDDNFNTTNNRISNSDGTLKENETPKPKDPEVIIKTPELPKPKPEPIKEPEKEVVPPVIVQPEPEPKPVDPPKVEPEPVPEPIKPPEDKIVIEDSSLPKPEPKPNKTIEKIEKNGAEFYAEIIRIPPRTDDQSDIDKGITNRVPYRAEIAPDVGKVYNGDSDANVNASINTIIRNAKWQDGIFGKGSTYREILTSTNDSLEVKQNYFNNDGNTPDQLGNLWFKYFRLLKSKEKIRPYLDEDGLRNLDKWYDGEEMFSWPTRSGVQTVKLGHLLLIMHIDQTKITKISDGVKNYLKQGYSVPDGVYSYVNDKGEWEATTFEPLVNKGLAEIRRNNRVKRVLGNNDIWSRSPDDIERGKFHNWDDKDVTRFFREKHGFGQIMPYRGGIYVTEYTRKDKVEGADREKALVVTIDLESDKAFQNAKAVIERFKQREIDITGYRIKNIGKKGATQSLFDIMGALPNKLPMLELYFESKNTADLLAIKNKEIDELSLITNNRVNSLADDWALNPWAINKVAWVNMADYNVSSSYNPNDTIYTRITFDNLAFDPVDYTTPGDFSKINDGLRMAYWVRNNERIFQGPWGPGLTPDRDASGNSYPMGIDLSRIKSIKSLMGMVFHDIKNPSKMRKLNKIKLYNNSSVFDISTTEMNLSQFDTVLIKQSRSPRSKIMFSNGTVTNKIRIIPTKDDERLSSAGLANLSTFIQYSDGNFSKSNTEIIIPKGALDLESQLRSAGYKVKFQSKYDGIVIN, encoded by the coding sequence ATGAAAAGTACACGTAAAGCAACATTTTATACAACTATGATTTTAGGAACAGTAGCTACAGCAGCTACTGTAGGATCATTATTTTATTTTAAAGTAGCTGATAGTTCTAGCTCATTAAGAGTTTTATCAAGACCAAGTTTAAAACCTAATGTAGCAACTGATGATAATTTTAATACAACAAATAATAGAATAAGTAATAGTGATGGAACATTAAAGGAAAATGAAACCCCAAAACCAAAAGATCCAGAAGTTATTATTAAAACACCAGAATTACCAAAACCAAAACCTGAACCAATTAAGGAGCCTGAAAAAGAAGTTGTGCCTCCTGTAATTGTTCAACCAGAACCTGAGCCTAAACCAGTTGATCCACCAAAAGTTGAACCTGAACCAGTGCCAGAACCAATTAAACCACCTGAAGATAAAATTGTTATTGAAGATTCTTCTTTACCTAAACCAGAGCCTAAACCTAATAAGACTATAGAAAAAATTGAAAAAAATGGTGCTGAATTTTATGCTGAAATTATTCGTATACCACCTAGAACCGATGATCAATCAGATATTGATAAAGGTATAACTAATAGAGTTCCTTACCGTGCAGAAATAGCTCCAGATGTTGGGAAAGTTTACAATGGTGATAGTGATGCTAATGTAAATGCTTCAATTAATACTATCATTAGAAATGCAAAATGACAAGATGGCATTTTTGGGAAAGGTTCAACATATCGTGAGATTTTAACTTCTACCAATGATAGTTTAGAAGTTAAACAAAATTACTTCAATAATGATGGAAATACTCCAGATCAATTAGGTAATTTATGATTTAAATATTTTAGACTTTTAAAATCAAAAGAAAAAATTAGACCATATCTAGATGAAGACGGATTAAGAAACCTCGATAAATGATACGATGGAGAAGAAATGTTTTCTTGACCAACAAGAAGTGGAGTTCAAACTGTTAAACTAGGTCATTTACTTCTTATAATGCACATAGACCAAACAAAAATTACAAAAATAAGTGATGGAGTTAAAAACTATTTAAAACAAGGTTATAGTGTTCCAGATGGTGTTTATTCATATGTTAATGATAAGGGCGAATGAGAAGCTACTACATTTGAACCACTTGTTAATAAAGGTTTAGCTGAAATAAGAAGAAATAATAGAGTTAAAAGAGTTTTAGGAAACAATGATATTTGAAGTCGTAGTCCTGATGATATTGAAAGAGGAAAATTCCATAATTGAGATGATAAAGATGTAACAAGATTTTTCAGAGAAAAACACGGCTTTGGTCAAATTATGCCTTATAGAGGTGGAATTTATGTTACAGAGTACACAAGAAAAGATAAAGTTGAAGGGGCGGACAGAGAAAAGGCTCTTGTTGTAACAATTGATTTAGAATCAGATAAAGCATTTCAAAATGCAAAGGCAGTTATAGAAAGATTTAAGCAAAGAGAAATTGATATTACAGGATATCGTATTAAAAATATTGGTAAAAAAGGCGCTACTCAAAGTCTTTTTGATATTATGGGTGCTTTACCAAATAAGTTACCTATGCTAGAACTTTATTTTGAATCAAAAAATACAGCTGATCTATTGGCTATTAAGAATAAAGAAATTGATGAATTATCATTAATAACAAATAATAGAGTTAATTCTTTAGCAGATGATTGAGCTTTAAATCCATGAGCAATAAATAAAGTAGCTTGAGTTAATATGGCTGACTATAATGTTTCATCTTCTTATAATCCAAATGACACAATTTACACAAGAATTACTTTTGATAATTTAGCTTTTGATCCTGTTGATTATACAACCCCTGGTGATTTTAGCAAAATTAATGATGGTTTAAGAATGGCTTATTGAGTAAGAAACAATGAAAGAATTTTCCAAGGGCCTTGAGGACCTGGTTTAACACCTGATCGTGATGCTAGCGGTAATTCATATCCTATGGGAATTGATTTATCACGTATTAAAAGCATTAAATCATTAATGGGAATGGTATTTCATGATATTAAGAATCCTTCTAAAATGCGTAAATTAAATAAAATTAAACTTTATAATAATTCAAGCGTTTTTGATATATCAACTACTGAAATGAACTTATCTCAATTTGATACAGTTTTAATAAAACAATCAAGAAGTCCCCGTTCTAAAATAATGTTTAGTAATGGAACTGTTACAAATAAAATTAGAATTATTCCTACAAAAGACGATGAAAGACTTTCTTCAGCAGGTTTAGCAAATCTTTCTACATTTATTCAATATTCTGATGGAAACTTTAGTAAATCAAATACTGAAATAATTATTCCAAAAGGTGCTTTAGATTTAGAAAGTCAATTAAGATCAGCTGGATATAAGGTTAAATTCCAAAGTAAATATGATGGAATAGTAATAAATTAG
- the deoD gene encoding purine-nucleoside phosphorylase — MTPHIHAEKGKIAKVVLMPGDPLRAKYIAENFLDEGYELVNTVRNMFMYTGTYKGHPVTVAGSGMGCPSIGIYSYELFKFYDVDKIIRIGTTGAYTADLKLYDTVLVSEAYSDGNAYRRLALGDESQIAKPSAKLNSEIMSIAKKLDIPVTEVRTHSSDVFYSVVPLEQRIKESASQCVEMESYALFTNAEATGKQAACLLTVSDNLITHEETTPEERQTAFKNMMKIALGISEL, encoded by the coding sequence ATGACACCACACATTCATGCTGAAAAAGGCAAAATCGCTAAGGTAGTTTTAATGCCTGGTGATCCATTAAGAGCTAAATATATAGCAGAAAACTTTTTAGACGAAGGTTACGAATTAGTAAATACAGTTAGAAATATGTTTATGTACACAGGTACATATAAAGGACACCCAGTAACAGTTGCTGGTAGTGGTATGGGTTGTCCATCAATAGGTATTTATAGTTACGAATTATTTAAATTTTATGATGTAGACAAAATTATTAGAATTGGTACTACAGGTGCTTATACAGCTGATTTAAAACTTTATGATACAGTTTTAGTTTCTGAAGCTTATTCAGATGGTAACGCTTACAGAAGATTAGCTTTAGGAGACGAAAGTCAAATTGCTAAACCAAGTGCAAAATTAAACTCAGAAATTATGTCAATTGCTAAAAAATTAGACATTCCAGTTACAGAAGTTAGAACACATTCATCAGATGTATTTTATTCAGTAGTTCCACTTGAACAAAGAATTAAAGAATCTGCTTCACAATGTGTTGAAATGGAATCATATGCTTTATTTACAAATGCTGAAGCTACAGGTAAACAAGCTGCATGTTTATTAACAGTTAGTGATAACTTAATTACACATGAAGAAACAACACCTGAAGAAAGACAAACTGCTTTCAAAAATATGATGAAAATAGCTTTAGGCATTTCTGAATTATAG
- a CDS encoding pyrimidine-nucleoside phosphorylase, whose amino-acid sequence MRVVDLIEKKRHGLELTKDEIDFLLGTYVEGKTPDYQMAAFIMAVMFQGMKSAELAYFTKVMMHSGDVMDLSEIPGIKVDKHSTGGVGDKTTLAVAPIVAACGAPVAKMSGRGLGHTGGTIDKLESIPGFNVELTDEQFKKQVSQHKIAVIGQSKSLVPADKKLYALRDVTSCVQSVPLIASSIMSKKLATGSDAILLDVKCGNGAFMKTPEEARELAKTMISIGKELGVDVRAEITNMSRPIGREIGNKNEVLEAIWTLEGKGPADFNELVYSSCATILMQAKIAKTYEEGHKMVEEVIKNGKALEKFYEFVELQGGDVSKLKDSKFWNPKYKLEIISDKEGYLDIFDALTFGIVAMKLGAGRATKEDSIDFEAGITLNRKTNEKVNKGEKLFTLYSSTEIDKKLVDELAKAYKISDKTVENTIIIDKLS is encoded by the coding sequence ATGCGTGTTGTTGATTTAATTGAGAAAAAAAGACATGGACTAGAATTAACAAAAGACGAAATAGACTTTTTATTAGGTACATATGTAGAAGGTAAAACTCCCGATTACCAAATGGCAGCATTTATTATGGCTGTTATGTTTCAAGGGATGAAAAGCGCAGAATTAGCATATTTTACAAAAGTAATGATGCATTCTGGTGATGTTATGGATTTAAGTGAAATACCTGGCATAAAAGTAGATAAACATTCAACAGGTGGTGTTGGTGATAAAACAACACTAGCAGTTGCTCCAATTGTAGCAGCTTGTGGAGCACCTGTTGCTAAAATGTCAGGTCGTGGTTTAGGACATACTGGTGGTACAATTGATAAATTAGAATCAATACCAGGTTTTAACGTTGAATTGACTGATGAACAATTTAAAAAACAAGTTAGTCAACACAAAATTGCTGTTATTGGTCAATCAAAATCATTAGTTCCTGCTGATAAAAAACTTTATGCGTTAAGAGATGTAACAAGTTGCGTTCAAAGTGTTCCATTAATAGCTTCAAGTATTATGTCTAAAAAATTAGCTACAGGTAGTGATGCTATTCTATTGGATGTTAAATGCGGTAATGGTGCATTTATGAAAACACCTGAAGAAGCTAGAGAACTAGCTAAAACAATGATTTCAATTGGTAAAGAATTAGGTGTTGATGTACGTGCTGAAATCACAAATATGTCTAGACCAATTGGTCGTGAAATTGGTAATAAAAACGAGGTTCTTGAAGCTATATGAACACTTGAAGGAAAAGGACCAGCAGATTTTAATGAATTAGTTTATTCATCATGTGCAACTATTTTAATGCAAGCAAAAATTGCTAAAACCTATGAAGAAGGTCATAAAATGGTTGAAGAAGTTATTAAAAATGGAAAAGCACTTGAAAAATTCTATGAATTTGTAGAATTACAAGGAGGAGATGTTTCTAAATTAAAAGATTCTAAATTCTGAAATCCAAAATATAAATTAGAAATTATCTCTGATAAAGAAGGATATTTAGATATTTTTGATGCTTTAACATTCGGTATTGTAGCTATGAAATTAGGAGCTGGTAGAGCAACAAAAGAAGATTCAATAGATTTTGAAGCAGGTATTACATTAAATCGTAAAACAAATGAAAAAGTAAATAAAGGTGAGAAATTATTTACATTATATTCATCAACTGAAATCGATAAAAAATTAGTAGATGAATTAGCGAAAGCTTACAAAATATCAGATAAAACAGTTGAAAATACAATTATTATAGATAAATTAAGTTAA
- the mip gene encoding Ig-specific serine endopeptidase MIP — translation MKKKFLVTLPLSSLTFFSFISASCNSDLVDKDQKNNKEKKLSDKTNPSKPEKGKNETLNPGAGSSSISSDKYSTKQAADFIKGKRWDQVFNFGHNFEGTWNSKTTKQFEETYGDFPIEPVDSKLDIKVLYANAISNTEVEFTVDINGNRKIYTLNGFKVESNPIIPIFSDQGSEPNDIDKYIDKSDADKWRHDFDKVKNVFERFRSNNEYVSNLSDEEIIEYNRKAEKLGLPSYQEALLLGQALPKNKSDNSKELIHPNIPNPQISNWYDNFGLSESERHKNHGLARTITNETYAQAGLHSYSITFNNAFVPNDRDEDKKVLEEVFKYEEEFSDMISHLKDVTIKNKFTSNWEKIKPENGFIRDLGNIQIFINKLVTQLIRDKYVENGGNLSDLSEYQDGKGHIRLYVTDQNNSEKTSLFRRVDDDIVWGTIWKPHLIKFQNKMIEKLKATSLSSEIKTKMTEAIKEANELWRLKDNLRSSSSNSGTAFIIDYEKPKDGGQPKKFYFATNLHVTDGIIPNSFSGFGMTRLNYKSIGKKLQTTTIDTVNFSHFSFKPNIFKVVWSGRDYLKQDPKDWLNNPAIKEKEFIDIAIFELDFNKLTKDDYSFYENLDDYIKTITNNYYNSDNKIGFINYDYLNNYNKINFSKVESNLDNYDMLYALGYPLTDSLKTHNFFDYYLDQYEDERDYSASKYTYSIWTNAKHSWYKFAYDANDEELIKNLNKGSGLGYNLNYRTFKNKHGIIDSFISSPKFGKDLYKSNDGQKYYNASLAYNIDRYTPGGGASGSSVRTQNNKIVGLFHVSNYFAHAGLTEAIRSEGFNYEGLFGNYNLPQYDVIYGGGKDQKTSYREELQKLYGNDFKTALFENINEIPSEFIFKK, via the coding sequence ATGAAAAAGAAATTTTTAGTGACTTTACCCTTGTCTAGTTTAACATTCTTTTCTTTTATTTCTGCTTCATGTAATTCTGATTTAGTAGATAAAGATCAAAAGAATAATAAAGAAAAAAAATTATCTGATAAAACTAATCCATCTAAACCAGAAAAAGGTAAAAACGAAACATTAAATCCAGGAGCCGGATCATCTTCTATAAGTTCGGATAAATATTCTACTAAACAGGCAGCTGATTTTATAAAAGGCAAACGTTGAGATCAAGTTTTTAATTTCGGTCACAATTTTGAAGGTACTTGAAATTCAAAAACAACAAAACAATTTGAAGAAACTTATGGAGATTTTCCTATTGAACCAGTTGATTCTAAATTAGATATAAAAGTTCTTTACGCTAATGCGATAAGTAATACTGAAGTGGAATTTACTGTTGATATTAATGGAAATAGAAAAATTTACACTTTAAATGGTTTTAAAGTAGAATCAAATCCTATTATTCCTATTTTTTCAGATCAAGGATCAGAACCAAATGATATAGATAAATATATTGATAAAAGTGATGCTGATAAATGAAGACATGATTTTGATAAAGTTAAGAATGTTTTTGAAAGATTCAGATCAAATAATGAATATGTTTCTAATTTATCTGATGAAGAAATAATCGAATACAATAGAAAAGCTGAAAAATTAGGATTACCTAGTTACCAGGAAGCTTTATTATTAGGGCAAGCTTTACCTAAAAATAAAAGTGATAATTCAAAAGAATTAATTCATCCTAATATTCCTAATCCACAAATTTCAAATTGATATGATAATTTTGGTTTATCTGAAAGCGAAAGACATAAAAATCACGGTTTAGCTAGAACAATAACTAATGAAACTTACGCTCAAGCTGGGCTTCATTCATATTCAATTACTTTTAATAATGCTTTTGTTCCTAATGATAGAGATGAAGATAAAAAAGTTTTAGAAGAAGTATTTAAATATGAAGAGGAATTTTCTGATATGATTTCTCATCTTAAGGATGTAACTATAAAAAATAAATTTACATCCAATTGAGAAAAAATAAAACCAGAAAACGGTTTTATTAGAGATTTAGGTAATATTCAAATTTTTATAAATAAATTAGTAACTCAATTAATTAGAGACAAATATGTTGAAAATGGCGGTAATCTTTCTGATTTATCAGAATATCAAGATGGCAAAGGTCATATTAGACTTTATGTTACTGATCAAAATAATTCTGAAAAAACAAGTTTATTTAGAAGAGTTGATGATGATATAGTTTGAGGAACTATTTGAAAACCACATTTAATCAAATTTCAAAATAAAATGATTGAAAAACTTAAAGCAACTAGTTTAAGCAGTGAAATTAAAACAAAAATGACTGAAGCTATTAAAGAAGCTAATGAATTATGAAGACTTAAAGATAATTTAAGAAGTTCAAGTAGTAATTCAGGCACAGCTTTTATAATTGATTATGAAAAGCCAAAAGATGGTGGTCAACCTAAGAAATTCTATTTTGCTACAAACTTGCATGTTACAGATGGCATTATTCCAAATAGCTTTTCAGGTTTTGGAATGACAAGACTTAATTATAAGTCTATTGGTAAAAAATTGCAAACTACAACAATTGATACAGTTAACTTTTCACACTTTTCATTTAAACCTAATATTTTTAAAGTTGTTTGATCAGGAAGAGATTATTTAAAACAAGATCCAAAAGATTGACTAAATAATCCAGCAATTAAAGAAAAAGAATTTATTGATATTGCTATTTTTGAGTTAGATTTTAATAAGCTTACAAAAGATGATTATTCATTTTATGAAAATTTAGATGATTATATTAAAACAATAACAAATAATTACTACAATTCGGATAATAAAATAGGTTTTATAAATTATGATTATTTAAATAATTATAATAAAATTAACTTTAGCAAAGTTGAATCTAATTTAGATAATTATGATATGTTGTACGCTTTAGGATACCCTCTTACAGATTCTCTTAAAACTCATAACTTCTTTGATTATTATCTTGATCAATATGAAGATGAACGTGATTATTCAGCAAGTAAATATACATATAGCATATGAACAAATGCAAAGCATAGTTGATATAAATTTGCTTATGATGCAAATGATGAAGAATTAATAAAAAACTTAAATAAAGGTTCAGGATTAGGATATAACTTAAACTACCGTACTTTTAAAAATAAGCATGGTATTATAGATAGTTTTATATCAAGTCCAAAATTTGGTAAAGATTTATATAAATCTAATGATGGACAAAAATATTATAATGCTTCATTAGCTTATAATATAGACCGTTATACCCCTGGTGGTGGAGCTAGTGGTTCAAGTGTTAGAACTCAGAACAATAAAATTGTTGGATTATTCCATGTTTCAAATTATTTTGCTCACGCTGGTTTAACAGAAGCTATTAGATCAGAAGGTTTTAACTATGAGGGTCTATTTGGAAACTATAATTTACCTCAATATGATGTAATATATGGTGGTGGAAAAGATCAAAAAACTTCTTATCGTGAAGAATTACAAAAACTTTACGGAAACGACTTTAAAACAGCTCTTTTTGAAAATATAAATGAAATACCTTCTGAATTTATTTTTAAAAAATAA